The following coding sequences lie in one Kribbella sp. NBC_00709 genomic window:
- a CDS encoding MarR family winged helix-turn-helix transcriptional regulator — protein sequence MSTRWLDDTEMTAWVRLAAVLELLPGVLDSQLRRDAELTHYEYYVMAMLSEAPKRTLRMTALAQQTNATLPRLSHVVKRLEDRGLIERFPCPQDARATNARLTADGWKKIRATAPGHVATVRRHVIDVLTPEQVSQLAGITEAILKSVDPDGKLSEVYGR from the coding sequence ATGAGCACTCGATGGCTGGACGACACGGAGATGACCGCATGGGTGCGGCTGGCCGCCGTGCTCGAGTTACTGCCCGGTGTCCTCGACTCCCAGCTGCGGCGCGACGCGGAGCTGACGCACTACGAGTACTACGTGATGGCGATGCTGTCCGAGGCGCCGAAGCGGACGCTGCGGATGACCGCGCTGGCACAGCAGACGAACGCGACCCTCCCCCGGCTGTCCCACGTCGTGAAGCGGCTGGAGGATCGCGGACTGATCGAGCGCTTCCCCTGCCCGCAGGACGCACGGGCGACGAACGCCCGCCTGACCGCGGACGGCTGGAAGAAGATCCGCGCGACGGCGCCCGGCCATGTCGCAACAGTCCGCCGGCATGTGATCGACGTACTCACTCCAGAGCAGGTCTCCCAACTGGCCGGCATCACCGAGGCAATCCTCAAGTCGGTCGATCCGGACGGCAAGCTCAGTGAGGTGTACGGCCGCTGA
- a CDS encoding GNAT family N-acetyltransferase has product MNDGEWRTATAEDAALLAELASEVSGSDFTAEQASAFLKTWRVEIAPDSAVAVLPPASGHSRGHGAWWQRHGSAQFDDVVRRMVRLALTHGVETLQISLPAEESGPLGFDRAYPLWTMVHDGTTWPQQQSELPPPLRISRWSEVQPSEFQTAYEQAYQDQRVVEPHTAATWEQLASSNDFATDLAALATTPDGRVAGFVLGFHQDGGGVELGPIGTVPSWRGRGVSSALLASVLMRCRELHSGPLTLTVDGESPTGAQHLYLRYGFLVDKQLVTYQCRVPAG; this is encoded by the coding sequence GTGAACGACGGCGAATGGCGTACCGCGACCGCCGAGGACGCTGCGCTGCTTGCCGAGCTGGCCAGCGAGGTGTCGGGTTCTGACTTCACTGCCGAACAGGCCTCGGCCTTCCTAAAAACCTGGCGGGTGGAGATCGCCCCAGACAGCGCGGTCGCAGTCCTTCCGCCGGCGAGCGGTCACAGCAGAGGGCACGGCGCATGGTGGCAACGCCATGGCTCCGCCCAATTCGACGACGTCGTACGCCGGATGGTGCGGCTGGCCTTGACTCACGGCGTGGAGACCCTGCAGATCTCTTTACCTGCTGAGGAATCCGGTCCCCTGGGATTCGACCGTGCGTACCCGCTGTGGACGATGGTCCACGACGGCACTACCTGGCCGCAGCAACAATCGGAGCTACCTCCGCCGCTGCGCATCAGTCGATGGTCCGAGGTGCAGCCGAGCGAGTTCCAGACCGCCTACGAGCAGGCTTACCAGGACCAGCGGGTGGTCGAACCACACACCGCGGCAACCTGGGAACAACTTGCCAGCAGCAACGACTTTGCGACCGACCTTGCCGCCCTGGCGACCACTCCTGACGGTCGAGTGGCCGGCTTTGTTCTCGGGTTCCACCAGGACGGGGGCGGTGTCGAACTAGGTCCGATCGGCACCGTCCCGTCGTGGCGTGGGCGTGGTGTGTCCTCGGCGTTGCTGGCGTCGGTGCTGATGCGCTGTCGAGAGCTCCATTCGGGACCGCTCACCCTCACGGTCGATGGAGAGAGCCCGACAGGCGCTCAGCACCTCTACCTGCGGTACGGCTTCCTCGTGGACAAGCAACTCGTCACGTACCAGTGCCGCGTGCCGGCCGGTTGA
- a CDS encoding DUF2278 family protein encodes MPLTSYGVLVGRAVDARREGGTDAPHYQIRLVDADGVSYRIAVNVRSQEYPSELLYRVDDDFRHPVAAQLTGLVSGWHLLDDGPAGVNLDYVRQTLFDRTLLRPLPGDVAGPGNDLSDLLDDQIQRAIREPAAVVYAFGERWGPENGVPDKIFGFGPGNGVHDIHMNQGNVGTFRKDDGVWQDGALIIALPDQQRWVGIFLAFQSQSWHTDDKTGHTLADAPIEDFGAEPVRIVAALVNPEGPAPEAETITLLNASPDAVDLTGWHVVDRALHVGPLPAVVLDPGATVLVHLPPTVQLGNKGGEITLLNSVGLKIHGVAYTGEQAARSGWTVVF; translated from the coding sequence ATGCCTTTGACGTCGTACGGCGTACTTGTCGGCCGGGCGGTCGATGCACGCCGAGAGGGTGGAACGGACGCACCGCACTACCAGATCCGGTTGGTGGACGCGGATGGCGTGAGCTACCGGATCGCGGTGAACGTGCGGTCGCAGGAGTATCCGTCCGAGTTGCTGTATCGCGTCGACGACGACTTCCGGCACCCGGTCGCCGCGCAGCTCACCGGTCTCGTTTCCGGGTGGCATCTGCTCGACGACGGACCGGCCGGGGTGAACCTGGACTACGTCCGGCAGACGCTGTTCGACCGGACCCTGTTGCGTCCGCTGCCCGGCGACGTGGCCGGACCTGGCAACGACCTCAGCGACCTGCTCGACGATCAGATCCAGCGCGCGATCCGGGAACCGGCCGCGGTTGTCTACGCCTTCGGGGAGCGATGGGGACCGGAGAACGGCGTACCGGACAAGATCTTCGGGTTCGGGCCGGGCAACGGGGTGCACGACATTCACATGAATCAAGGCAATGTCGGGACGTTCCGCAAGGACGACGGTGTCTGGCAGGACGGGGCGCTGATCATCGCGTTGCCGGATCAGCAGCGCTGGGTCGGCATCTTCCTTGCCTTCCAGAGTCAGTCCTGGCACACCGACGACAAGACCGGGCACACCCTGGCCGACGCGCCGATCGAGGACTTCGGTGCCGAACCGGTCCGGATCGTCGCCGCCCTCGTCAATCCGGAAGGCCCCGCGCCGGAAGCCGAGACGATCACGTTGCTGAACGCTTCACCCGATGCGGTCGACCTGACCGGCTGGCACGTGGTCGATCGCGCGCTGCACGTCGGCCCGCTGCCGGCCGTCGTCCTCGATCCGGGCGCGACTGTCCTGGTCCACCTGCCGCCGACGGTCCAGCTCGGTAACAAGGGTGGCGAGATCACTCTTCTCAACAGCGTGGGCCTGAAGATCCACGGGGTCGCCTACACGGGAGAGCAAGCCGCGCGCTCGGGTTGGACGGTCGTCTTCTGA
- a CDS encoding NADPH-dependent F420 reductase yields the protein MTHVSIIGRGNMGQAISSVVAKGGNTVELFDSTDKDKPVTGDVVILAVPYPAIDQVLADRADQLNGKVVVDITNPLNFETFDSLTVAADGSAAAELAEKLPEAKVLKAFNTTFAATVASGQAGEVPTTVLIAGDDADAKEQVAAIVSAGGLKAVDAGSLKRARELEADGFLQLTLAIGEKVAWTGGFGLV from the coding sequence ATGACGCATGTCAGCATCATCGGTCGCGGCAACATGGGACAGGCGATCTCGTCGGTCGTCGCGAAGGGCGGCAACACCGTCGAGTTGTTCGACTCCACCGACAAGGACAAGCCGGTCACCGGCGACGTCGTGATCCTCGCGGTGCCGTACCCGGCGATCGACCAGGTCCTCGCCGACCGCGCCGACCAGTTGAACGGCAAGGTCGTCGTCGACATCACCAACCCGCTGAACTTCGAGACCTTCGACTCGCTCACCGTCGCGGCGGACGGTTCGGCGGCGGCCGAGCTGGCCGAGAAGCTGCCGGAGGCCAAGGTTCTGAAGGCCTTCAACACCACGTTCGCGGCGACGGTTGCGTCGGGTCAGGCGGGTGAAGTTCCGACCACGGTCCTGATCGCCGGCGACGACGCCGACGCCAAGGAGCAGGTCGCCGCGATCGTCTCCGCAGGCGGTCTGAAGGCGGTCGACGCGGGGTCGCTGAAGCGTGCCCGCGAGCTCGAGGCCGACGGGTTCCTCCAGCTCACTCTCGCGATCGGCGAGAAGGTCGCCTGGACCGGCGGTTTCGGCCTGGTCTGA
- a CDS encoding class I SAM-dependent methyltransferase yields the protein MDEGERLVHASSFGAAAVAYAEHRPDYAQRAVRWALEGAPGVRVLDLGAGTGKLTATLVALGVDVVAVEPDPAMSSELRRALTGIGALQGVRVLSGSAEEIPLGDGAVDVVVAGNAMHWFDMAVAGSEIARVLAPNGVLAGLWNVMDDGVEWVEGLAEVSGSAAIGPRDTPASWRAETAGMHLPKTGAARFSSPEQAEFPHGQRRTADSLVATLGTRAGMLVMPDEEREATLGRIRAYLASRPETARGEFTLPMRTAVLRVRRR from the coding sequence GTGGATGAGGGTGAGCGGTTGGTTCATGCTTCTTCGTTTGGTGCTGCGGCGGTTGCTTATGCGGAGCATCGGCCGGATTATGCGCAGCGGGCGGTGCGGTGGGCGCTTGAGGGGGCGCCTGGGGTGCGGGTGCTTGATCTTGGTGCGGGTACGGGCAAGTTGACTGCGACGTTGGTTGCGTTGGGAGTCGATGTCGTCGCGGTTGAGCCTGATCCGGCGATGTCGTCTGAGCTGCGTCGTGCGCTGACGGGCATCGGTGCGCTGCAGGGTGTTCGGGTGTTGTCGGGGAGTGCTGAGGAGATACCGCTGGGGGATGGGGCGGTTGATGTGGTGGTGGCTGGGAATGCGATGCACTGGTTCGATATGGCTGTTGCTGGGTCTGAGATTGCCAGGGTTCTTGCGCCCAACGGCGTCTTGGCGGGGCTGTGGAATGTGATGGACGACGGGGTCGAATGGGTGGAAGGGCTGGCAGAGGTCAGTGGGAGTGCGGCCATCGGTCCGCGTGACACGCCGGCTAGTTGGCGTGCCGAGACGGCCGGCATGCATCTTCCAAAGACTGGTGCCGCCCGGTTCAGTTCGCCGGAGCAGGCCGAGTTCCCGCACGGGCAGCGCCGTACTGCGGACTCTCTCGTCGCGACCCTCGGCACCCGGGCGGGGATGTTGGTCATGCCGGACGAGGAGCGAGAGGCCACGCTCGGCCGGATCCGCGCGTACCTGGCGAGTCGACCAGAGACCGCGCGCGGCGAGTTCACGCTTCCGATGCGGACCGCCGTCCTTCGGGTCCGACGGCGGTGA
- a CDS encoding LysE family translocator has protein sequence MPIDQHLLLAFLLTTIIAMITPGPDMLFILGCGMRSGPRAGLLATAGVATSEAVHVAVAAAGLAALFAAVPVAFTAVRIVGAAYLIYLGVQMIRHRNDAVGDDAPAGAVMSGRRAYLTGLSTNLLNPKMVTFTIAFLPQFVVPEHGRVWLQFAVLGAILIVLEFLVDGTVGLLSGRIGSWLRARRTARRRIDTATGGIFIGLGVRLALLR, from the coding sequence ATGCCGATCGACCAGCACCTACTGCTCGCCTTTCTGCTGACGACGATCATCGCGATGATCACGCCCGGGCCGGACATGTTGTTCATCCTCGGCTGCGGTATGCGCAGCGGGCCGCGCGCCGGTCTGCTCGCGACCGCCGGGGTTGCGACGAGTGAGGCTGTGCATGTCGCGGTCGCGGCGGCCGGGCTGGCCGCCTTGTTCGCGGCGGTCCCGGTGGCGTTCACCGCAGTGCGGATCGTCGGTGCGGCGTACCTGATCTATCTCGGGGTGCAGATGATCCGGCACCGCAACGACGCGGTCGGCGACGATGCGCCGGCCGGGGCCGTGATGTCGGGGCGGCGGGCATACCTCACCGGACTCAGCACGAACCTGCTGAACCCGAAGATGGTGACGTTCACGATCGCGTTCCTGCCGCAGTTCGTGGTGCCGGAGCACGGTCGGGTCTGGCTGCAGTTCGCGGTGCTCGGCGCGATCCTGATCGTGCTGGAGTTCCTCGTCGACGGCACGGTCGGGCTGCTGTCCGGGCGGATCGGCAGCTGGCTGCGTGCCCGCCGTACCGCCCGCCGCCGGATCGACACGGCGACGGGCGGGATCTTCATCGGCCTCGGCGTCCGCCTCGCCTTGCTGCGCTAG
- a CDS encoding BNR-4 repeat-containing protein gives MDAPRVINDNGAWCWFQDERALVDPDGGVLVAGSIAAPEGPGGDARAGNVELTVVDLRSGSAEIVVLHERFEADDHDVPALWRRRDGRWLAVYTKHKTDDLTRWRVSEPGDPRTWGPERTFDWSEFTGGRGVTYSNLHELDGRLYCFARAVNDDPCALVSDDEGDTWEYAGKLFTRPKVGYVNGYTRYVSTPERVDLITTDHHPRDYNNSIYHGYLEGGALHRTDGTVVDPTALGADAPSQVELTTVLAADSVWDGEPMTHCWTVDIRRGDDGSLAAVLLARHDVPEKPEDAFARQHPVPDHRFFYARLAPGGTWQVRQLAKAGHGLLVHENDYTGLVAIDPYALDSLYVSTPIDPRDGAALKHHEIFHARMTDGGATWTPVTENSAVDNLRPIVAPGDPARVPLLWFRGDMTASQHYACEVVLLDRPRQT, from the coding sequence ATGGATGCGCCTCGAGTGATCAATGACAACGGTGCTTGGTGCTGGTTCCAGGATGAGCGGGCGTTGGTGGATCCGGACGGCGGCGTGCTGGTCGCCGGTTCGATCGCCGCGCCGGAGGGTCCCGGCGGTGACGCGCGGGCCGGCAACGTCGAGCTGACAGTGGTCGATCTGCGGTCCGGCTCGGCCGAGATCGTCGTACTGCATGAGCGGTTCGAAGCGGACGACCACGACGTACCGGCGCTGTGGCGGCGACGAGACGGTCGCTGGCTGGCGGTGTACACGAAGCACAAGACCGACGACCTGACCCGTTGGCGGGTGAGCGAGCCTGGCGATCCGCGGACGTGGGGACCGGAGCGGACGTTCGACTGGAGTGAGTTCACCGGCGGCCGCGGCGTCACGTACTCGAACCTGCATGAGCTCGACGGCCGCCTCTACTGCTTCGCCCGCGCGGTGAACGACGACCCGTGTGCGCTGGTGTCCGACGACGAGGGTGACACCTGGGAGTACGCCGGCAAGCTCTTCACTCGCCCGAAGGTCGGATACGTCAACGGCTACACGCGTTACGTCTCGACGCCCGAGCGCGTCGACCTGATCACGACGGACCACCACCCGCGCGACTACAACAACTCGATCTACCACGGCTATCTCGAGGGCGGTGCTCTCCATCGGACCGACGGGACCGTTGTGGACCCCACCGCGCTCGGTGCGGACGCGCCCTCGCAGGTGGAACTGACCACAGTCCTCGCCGCCGACTCGGTCTGGGACGGCGAGCCGATGACCCACTGCTGGACCGTCGACATCCGCCGCGGCGACGACGGCTCGCTCGCCGCGGTTCTGCTGGCGCGCCACGACGTACCGGAGAAGCCGGAGGATGCGTTCGCGCGACAGCATCCGGTGCCGGATCATCGTTTCTTCTACGCACGCCTCGCGCCCGGGGGCACGTGGCAGGTGCGGCAGCTGGCCAAGGCCGGCCATGGGCTGCTGGTGCATGAGAACGACTACACCGGTCTGGTCGCGATCGACCCGTACGCCCTCGATTCGCTGTACGTCTCGACGCCGATCGACCCGCGCGACGGCGCCGCGCTGAAGCATCACGAGATTTTCCATGCCCGGATGACGGACGGCGGGGCGACCTGGACGCCGGTGACCGAGAACTCCGCCGTCGACAACCTCCGGCCGATCGTCGCGCCTGGCGATCCCGCTCGCGTCCCGCTGCTCTGGTTCCGCGGCGACATGACGGCCTCGCAGCACTACGCGTGTGAGGTCGTTCTGCTGGACCGTCCGCGACAGACATAG
- a CDS encoding MFS transporter, whose product MNVPVRRLWVAVLAGYLAFGATLQALPSYVPEKFGGGALASGTAVGIAFLATACGRPFAGWLADAGWSRPVVVTGGVLAAVGGFGQILAPSLFLLLIARLVMGAGEAALFSGALPWVLSGAQPAQRGRLAGWFGLSMWGGLAGGPVIATIVGDRVWWVVVGLALVSAAFVLTTRSDPARREPLVRIRRPRDLVPAGVPLPGATIGLAAYCYGTVAALLVLRLRADDIGVDNIALAVFAAAFLIARFAGSPLVDRYGGRVVAASTVPIAIVALVGLALADGPVTAVLCTALAGLGLALVYPACISMTLDRVRGLRAGVSMGVMTSFWDLGVMAAGPLGGLIAERAGYRQAFLVAAVVGIACVVVALRAPRRAVSQRSPEPPRRVQDPGRPR is encoded by the coding sequence ATGAACGTTCCGGTGCGGCGGTTGTGGGTGGCGGTCCTGGCGGGGTACCTCGCGTTCGGGGCCACGTTGCAGGCGCTGCCGTCGTACGTGCCGGAGAAGTTCGGCGGCGGGGCGCTCGCGAGTGGGACCGCGGTCGGGATCGCGTTCCTGGCGACGGCGTGCGGGCGGCCGTTCGCCGGGTGGCTCGCGGATGCGGGCTGGTCCCGGCCGGTCGTGGTGACCGGGGGAGTGCTGGCGGCGGTTGGGGGCTTTGGGCAAATTCTTGCGCCGAGTCTGTTCCTGTTGCTGATCGCGCGGCTGGTGATGGGCGCCGGCGAGGCAGCGCTGTTCTCCGGAGCGCTGCCGTGGGTGCTGTCCGGTGCGCAGCCGGCGCAGCGCGGGCGACTGGCCGGCTGGTTCGGGTTGTCGATGTGGGGTGGGCTGGCCGGCGGTCCGGTGATCGCCACGATCGTCGGCGACCGGGTGTGGTGGGTGGTCGTCGGATTGGCTCTGGTGTCGGCCGCGTTCGTGCTGACAACCCGTTCCGATCCAGCCCGGCGCGAGCCGCTGGTGCGGATCCGCCGTCCCCGCGATCTGGTGCCCGCCGGCGTACCGTTGCCTGGAGCAACTATTGGCCTGGCCGCCTACTGCTACGGGACCGTGGCCGCCTTGCTGGTACTGCGGCTGCGCGCCGACGACATCGGCGTGGACAACATTGCGCTGGCGGTGTTCGCCGCGGCGTTCCTGATCGCGCGGTTCGCCGGCAGCCCCTTGGTCGATCGGTACGGCGGCCGCGTGGTGGCGGCGTCGACCGTCCCGATCGCGATCGTCGCGTTGGTAGGCCTCGCGCTGGCCGACGGCCCGGTCACCGCCGTCCTGTGTACGGCGCTGGCCGGACTGGGATTGGCGCTGGTCTATCCGGCCTGCATCTCGATGACGCTGGATCGGGTGCGTGGGCTCCGGGCGGGCGTCTCGATGGGCGTGATGACGTCGTTCTGGGATCTCGGCGTGATGGCCGCCGGTCCGCTCGGCGGTCTGATCGCCGAACGGGCCGGATATCGGCAAGCCTTCCTGGTGGCGGCCGTGGTCGGGATCGCGTGTGTCGTGGTCGCGCTCAGAGCGCCGCGGCGAGCAGTGTCTCAACGATCGCCCGAGCCTCCGCGCCGAGTCCAGGATCCTGGTCGACCGCGCTGA
- a CDS encoding inositol monophosphatase family protein: MDSRSDAEVAVAAAEVGAAVIRERFGGQLERYAKVGTDFATEADLESERAIMAVIQGARPDDAVVGEEYGASGESDRTWLVDPLCGTLNFAAQNPLFSVNVALRSPGGDVAAVAQPLTGEIFWTDGTAVFIRHDGADRPAVPSAASRLVDIDIDAPATGPFLGAQLLTDEKLRAAFALRVSSTTLALAWVAVGRQAAYIADNVSPTSVHFTAGTILCQAAQIPVTDFRGNPVHTTPGLLATASPDINTSLLDFLAPHLT; encoded by the coding sequence ATGGATTCGCGAAGCGATGCAGAGGTGGCGGTTGCGGCGGCCGAGGTGGGGGCCGCGGTGATCCGCGAGCGGTTCGGCGGGCAGTTGGAGCGGTACGCGAAGGTGGGGACCGACTTCGCCACCGAGGCCGACCTGGAATCCGAGCGCGCGATCATGGCCGTCATCCAGGGCGCCCGCCCGGACGACGCGGTCGTCGGCGAGGAGTACGGCGCCAGCGGCGAGTCGGATCGCACCTGGCTGGTCGACCCACTCTGCGGGACGCTCAACTTCGCTGCGCAGAATCCGCTGTTCTCCGTGAACGTCGCGCTGCGCAGCCCGGGTGGCGATGTCGCGGCGGTAGCCCAGCCGTTGACCGGGGAGATCTTCTGGACCGACGGCACCGCGGTCTTCATCCGCCACGACGGAGCCGACCGTCCCGCCGTGCCGTCGGCCGCCTCCCGGCTCGTGGACATCGACATCGACGCACCCGCCACCGGACCGTTCCTGGGTGCCCAACTCCTGACCGACGAGAAGCTGCGCGCGGCGTTCGCGCTGCGCGTCTCGTCCACCACTCTCGCCCTGGCCTGGGTGGCGGTGGGCCGTCAAGCCGCGTACATCGCCGACAACGTCAGCCCGACCAGCGTCCACTTCACCGCCGGCACCATCCTCTGCCAGGCCGCCCAGATCCCCGTCACCGACTTCCGCGGCAACCCCGTCCACACCACTCCCGGCCTCCTCGCCACCGCCTCCCCCGACATCAACACCTCCCTGCTCGACTTCCTCGCCCCGCATCTGACCTGA